From one Pseudomonas fluorescens genomic stretch:
- a CDS encoding chemotaxis protein CheW produces MMGDNDVQLVASDAASIDDCWNRIGVRGDKSCPLLDEHIHCRNCEVYAVAATRLLDRYSLSQEAHEQSEAPEQTSSGRSLLLFRLGEEWLALATRCLVEVAPLQQVHSLPHQRSRVLHGVANVRGALVPCLSLGDLLGLETQAPAPTSARVMPRMLIIAAAGGSVVVQVDEVDGIHGLDPGRLTAEQGETRFTAAVLQWRGRSVRVLDEDQVLSAVNRSLS; encoded by the coding sequence ATGATGGGCGACAACGACGTGCAACTGGTCGCCAGTGACGCCGCCAGCATCGATGACTGCTGGAACCGTATTGGCGTACGCGGCGACAAGAGCTGCCCGCTGCTTGATGAGCATATTCACTGCCGCAACTGCGAGGTTTACGCGGTAGCGGCGACGCGTCTGCTGGACCGTTACTCGCTGTCCCAGGAAGCCCACGAGCAGAGCGAGGCGCCTGAGCAAACCAGCAGCGGCCGCTCGCTGTTGCTGTTTCGCCTGGGCGAGGAGTGGCTGGCGCTGGCCACTCGCTGCCTGGTCGAGGTCGCGCCACTGCAGCAGGTGCACTCCCTGCCGCACCAGCGCTCGCGGGTGCTGCACGGCGTGGCCAATGTGCGTGGCGCACTGGTGCCGTGCCTGTCGCTGGGCGATCTGCTCGGCCTTGAAACCCAGGCACCGGCGCCGACCTCGGCGCGGGTCATGCCGCGCATGTTGATCATTGCCGCTGCTGGCGGCTCGGTGGTGGTCCAGGTCGATGAAGTGGATGGCATCCATGGCCTGGACCCTGGCCGCCTGACGGCCGAGCAGGGCGAAACCCGTTTTACCGCAGCCGTGCTGCAATGGCGCGGGCGCAGTGTCCGCGTGCTGGATGAAGACCAAGTGCTGTCTGCCGTGAACCGGAGCCTGTCATGA
- a CDS encoding response regulator yields the protein MNDLPLDGFPTMNENSAMVLLVDDQAMIGEAVRRGLAHEENIDFHFCADPHQAVAQAVRIKPTVILQDLIMPGLDGLTLVREYRNNPATQDIPIIVLSTKEDPLVKSAAFAAGANDYLVKLPDNIELVARIRYHSRSYLTLLQRDEAYRALRVSQQQLLDTNLVLQRLMNSDGLTGLSNRRHFDEYLELEWRRAMREQAQLSLLMIDVDYFKSFNDTFGHLAGDEALRKVAEAIRASSARPSDLPARYGGEEFALVLPNTSPGGARLVAEKLRQTVAAMNIAHTMPNPDSVLTVSIGLATLTPGIGSHCRQLISAADKGLYLAKNNGRNQVGVD from the coding sequence ATGAATGATTTACCGCTCGACGGTTTTCCGACCATGAACGAAAACTCGGCAATGGTCCTTTTGGTCGACGATCAGGCAATGATCGGCGAGGCGGTACGGCGCGGCCTGGCTCACGAAGAAAACATCGACTTCCATTTTTGCGCCGACCCGCACCAGGCGGTGGCCCAGGCCGTGCGGATCAAGCCCACGGTGATCCTCCAGGACCTGATCATGCCCGGTCTGGACGGCCTGACCCTGGTGCGTGAATACCGCAACAACCCGGCGACCCAGGACATCCCGATCATCGTCCTGTCGACCAAGGAGGACCCGCTGGTCAAGAGCGCGGCCTTTGCCGCAGGGGCCAACGACTACCTGGTGAAACTGCCGGACAACATCGAGCTGGTGGCACGCATCCGCTACCACTCGCGCTCCTACCTGACCCTGCTGCAACGCGACGAGGCCTACCGGGCCCTGCGCGTCAGCCAGCAGCAGCTGCTCGACACCAACCTGGTGTTGCAGCGCTTGATGAACTCCGACGGCCTCACGGGGCTGTCCAACCGCCGCCATTTCGACGAGTACCTGGAGCTGGAATGGCGCCGGGCCATGCGCGAACAGGCGCAGCTATCGTTGCTGATGATCGATGTCGACTACTTCAAGTCGTTCAACGACACCTTCGGCCACCTGGCCGGTGACGAAGCGTTGCGCAAGGTCGCCGAAGCCATTCGCGCCTCCAGCGCCCGCCCCAGCGACCTGCCGGCCCGTTACGGCGGCGAGGAATTCGCCCTGGTGCTACCCAATACCTCGCCGGGCGGGGCCCGTCTGGTCGCGGAAAAACTGCGCCAGACCGTTGCGGCCATGAACATTGCCCACACCATGCCCAACCCCGATTCGGTGCTGACCGTGAGCATCGGCCTGGCGACCCTGACCCCGGGCATCGGCAGCCATTGCCGGCAGTTGATCTCGGCGGCGGACAAGGGCCTGTACCTGGCCAAGAACAATGGCCGCAATCAGGTTGGGGTGGATTGA
- the lysS gene encoding lysine--tRNA ligase — translation MSDLKTESQDLQQEENNLIALRKEKLAGERAKGNAFPNDFRRDSYCNDLQQQYVDKTKEELEAAAIPVKVAGRIMLNRGSFMVIQDMTGRIQVYVNRKTLPEETLAAVKTWDLGDIIAAEGTLARSGKGDLYVEMTSVRLLTKSLRPLPDKHHGLTDTEQRYRQRYVDLMVNEETRHTFRVRSQVIAHIRNFLMARDFLEVETPMLQTIPGGAAAKPFETHHNALDMQMFLRIAPELYLKRLVVGGFEKVFEINRNFRNEGVSTRHNPEFTMLEFYQAHADYEDNMDLTEELFRELAQLVLGSTDVPYGDKVFHFGEPFVRLSVFDSILKYNPQITAADLQDVDKAREIAKKAGAKVLGFEGLGKLQVMIFEELVEHKLEQPHFITQYPFEVSPLARRNDENPNVTDRFELFIGGREIANAYSELNDAEDQAERFMAQVAEKDAGDDEAMHYDADFVRALEYGMPPTAGEGIGIDRLVMLLTNSPSIRDVILFPHMRPQA, via the coding sequence ATGAGCGACCTGAAGACCGAATCGCAAGACCTGCAACAGGAAGAAAACAACCTGATCGCGCTGCGCAAGGAAAAACTTGCTGGCGAGCGCGCCAAGGGTAATGCCTTCCCCAACGACTTCCGCCGTGACAGCTACTGCAACGACCTGCAGCAACAGTATGTCGACAAGACCAAGGAAGAGCTGGAAGCTGCAGCGATTCCGGTCAAGGTTGCCGGCCGCATCATGCTCAACCGTGGCTCGTTCATGGTGATCCAGGACATGACCGGGCGCATCCAGGTCTACGTCAACCGCAAGACCCTGCCGGAAGAAACCCTGGCCGCGGTCAAGACCTGGGACCTGGGCGACATCATCGCCGCCGAAGGTACCCTGGCGCGTTCCGGCAAGGGCGACCTGTACGTCGAAATGACCAGCGTGCGCCTGCTGACCAAGTCGCTGCGCCCGCTGCCGGACAAGCACCACGGCCTGACCGATACCGAGCAGCGCTACCGCCAGCGCTACGTCGACCTGATGGTCAACGAGGAAACCCGTCACACTTTCCGCGTCCGCTCGCAGGTCATTGCGCACATTCGCAACTTCCTGATGGCGCGCGACTTCCTCGAAGTCGAGACGCCGATGCTGCAAACCATCCCTGGTGGCGCCGCGGCCAAGCCGTTCGAAACCCACCATAACGCCCTGGACATGCAAATGTTCCTGCGTATCGCCCCGGAGCTGTACCTCAAGCGCCTGGTGGTGGGTGGTTTCGAGAAAGTCTTCGAGATCAACCGCAACTTCCGTAACGAAGGCGTTTCGACCCGGCACAACCCCGAGTTCACCATGCTCGAGTTCTACCAGGCCCACGCCGACTACGAAGACAACATGGACCTGACCGAGGAGCTGTTCCGCGAACTGGCCCAGCTGGTTCTGGGCAGCACCGACGTGCCGTACGGCGACAAGGTGTTCCACTTCGGCGAGCCGTTCGTGCGCCTGTCGGTGTTCGACTCGATCCTCAAGTACAACCCGCAAATCACCGCCGCCGATCTGCAGGACGTTGACAAGGCCCGTGAGATTGCCAAGAAGGCTGGCGCCAAGGTGCTGGGCTTCGAAGGCCTGGGCAAGCTGCAGGTGATGATTTTCGAAGAGCTGGTCGAGCACAAGCTGGAGCAGCCGCACTTCATCACTCAGTACCCGTTCGAAGTCTCGCCGCTGGCCCGTCGCAACGACGAGAACCCGAACGTCACCGACCGCTTCGAGCTGTTCATCGGTGGCCGCGAAATCGCCAACGCCTACTCCGAGCTCAACGATGCCGAAGACCAGGCCGAGCGCTTCATGGCCCAGGTGGCCGAGAAGGACGCCGGTGACGACGAAGCCATGCATTACGATGCCGACTTCGTCCGCGCCCTGGAATACGGCATGCCGCCAACCGCCGGCGAAGGCATCGGCATCGACCGTCTGGTGATGTTGCTGACCAACTCACCATCGATTCGCGATGTGATCCTGTTCCCGCACATGCGTCCACAGGCCTGA
- a CDS encoding hybrid sensor histidine kinase/response regulator — MTPEQMRDASLLELFSLEAEAQTQVLSAGLLALERNPTQADQLEACMRAAHSLKGAARIVGVDAGVSVAHVMEDCLVGAQEGRLLLRPEHIDALLQGTDLLMRIATPGDVSIDAAVQTFLVQMAALLDPGAAPAPAVAAPAPLPELEPVAVEPPSVEPEPEAEAAPVRSGKRTGEGGERVLRVTAERLNSLLDLSSKSLVETQRLKPYLATLQRLKRMHGQSIRALDGLKQQLESSGQSPEVQDALAQAQRLLGETQQILLQQASDLDEFGWQASQRAQLLYDTALACRMRPFADVLTGQSRMVRDLGRSLGKQVRLEIEGEKTQVDRDVLEKLEAPLTHLLRNAVDHGIESPERRLVAGKPLEGQIRLRASHQAGLLVLEISDDGGGVDLAHLRQSIVERQLSPAETVAQMSEAELLTFLFLPGFSLRDRVTEVSGRGVGLDAVQHMVRQLRGSIELTQTSGQGSCFHLEVPLTLSVVRSLVVEVGAEAYAFPLAHIERTLELPAEAIVQIEGRQHFWHEGRHIGLVAASQLLNRPPSQDEGQSIKVVVIREREMLYGVAVERLIGERVLVVMPLDARLGKVQDISAGALLDDGAVVLIIDVEDLLRSVEKLLSTGRLERIERGQRSVREAARKRVLVVDDSLTVRELERKLLSNKGYEVAVAVDGMDGWNALRSEDFDLLITDIDMPRMDGIELVTLLRRDSRLQSLPVMVVSYKDREEDRRRGLDAGADYYLAKASFHDDALLDAVVELIGGAQG, encoded by the coding sequence ATGACCCCAGAGCAAATGCGCGACGCCTCGTTGCTCGAGCTGTTCAGCCTGGAGGCCGAAGCCCAGACCCAGGTGCTCAGTGCCGGGCTGTTGGCGCTGGAGCGCAACCCGACCCAGGCCGATCAGCTTGAAGCCTGCATGCGTGCGGCCCACTCGCTCAAGGGGGCGGCACGGATTGTTGGCGTCGATGCCGGGGTCAGCGTTGCCCATGTGATGGAAGATTGCCTGGTCGGCGCCCAGGAAGGCCGGCTGCTGCTGCGCCCGGAGCATATCGATGCGTTGCTGCAGGGCACTGACCTGTTGATGCGCATTGCCACCCCGGGCGATGTCAGCATCGACGCCGCGGTGCAGACCTTTCTGGTGCAGATGGCCGCTTTGCTTGACCCCGGTGCGGCACCGGCACCTGCAGTCGCAGCGCCAGCGCCGTTGCCGGAGCTCGAGCCAGTGGCGGTCGAGCCGCCCAGCGTTGAACCCGAGCCTGAAGCCGAAGCGGCACCGGTGCGCAGCGGCAAACGCACGGGCGAGGGCGGCGAGCGGGTCTTGCGCGTCACTGCCGAGCGCCTGAACAGCCTGCTCGACCTGTCGAGCAAATCGCTGGTCGAAACCCAGCGGCTCAAACCCTACCTGGCCACCCTGCAGCGCCTCAAGCGCATGCACGGGCAAAGCATCCGCGCTCTCGACGGCCTCAAGCAACAACTGGAAAGCAGCGGCCAGAGCCCGGAGGTCCAGGACGCCCTGGCCCAGGCCCAGCGCCTGCTCGGTGAAACCCAGCAGATTCTGTTGCAGCAGGCCTCTGACCTGGATGAATTCGGCTGGCAGGCCAGCCAGCGCGCGCAGTTGCTGTACGACACCGCGCTGGCCTGCCGCATGCGCCCGTTCGCCGATGTGCTGACCGGGCAAAGCCGCATGGTCCGCGATCTTGGCCGCTCGCTGGGCAAGCAGGTGCGCCTGGAAATCGAAGGCGAGAAGACCCAGGTCGACCGCGACGTGCTGGAAAAGCTCGAAGCGCCATTGACCCACCTGCTGCGCAATGCCGTCGATCACGGTATCGAGTCGCCCGAGCGGCGCCTGGTGGCCGGCAAGCCACTGGAAGGGCAGATCCGCCTGCGTGCCTCGCACCAGGCCGGGCTGCTGGTGCTGGAAATCAGCGACGATGGCGGCGGCGTCGATCTGGCGCACTTGCGCCAGAGCATCGTCGAGCGCCAGTTGTCGCCCGCCGAAACCGTGGCGCAGATGAGCGAGGCCGAACTGCTGACCTTCCTGTTCCTGCCCGGTTTCAGCCTGCGTGACCGGGTCACCGAGGTGTCCGGGCGTGGTGTCGGCCTGGATGCCGTGCAGCACATGGTTCGCCAGCTGCGCGGCTCGATCGAGCTGACCCAGACCAGCGGCCAGGGCAGTTGCTTCCATCTGGAAGTGCCGCTGACCCTGTCGGTGGTGCGCAGCCTGGTGGTCGAGGTTGGCGCCGAGGCCTATGCCTTCCCGCTGGCACATATCGAACGCACCCTGGAACTGCCGGCCGAGGCCATCGTGCAGATCGAAGGCCGTCAGCACTTTTGGCACGAGGGCCGGCATATCGGCCTGGTCGCGGCCAGCCAACTGCTCAACCGCCCGCCGAGCCAGGACGAAGGGCAAAGCATCAAGGTGGTGGTGATCCGCGAGCGCGAGATGCTCTATGGCGTGGCGGTCGAGCGCCTGATCGGCGAGCGGGTGCTGGTAGTGATGCCGCTGGATGCGCGGCTGGGCAAGGTCCAGGACATCTCTGCCGGGGCCTTGCTCGATGACGGCGCGGTGGTGCTGATCATCGACGTCGAAGACCTGCTGCGCTCGGTGGAAAAACTCCTCAGCACCGGCCGCCTGGAGCGTATCGAACGCGGCCAGCGCAGCGTCCGTGAGGCAGCGCGCAAGCGTGTGCTGGTGGTCGACGATTCGCTGACCGTGCGCGAGCTTGAGCGCAAGCTGTTGAGCAACAAGGGCTATGAGGTGGCCGTTGCCGTCGACGGCATGGACGGCTGGAATGCCTTGCGCAGCGAAGACTTCGACCTGCTGATCACCGACATCGACATGCCACGCATGGACGGCATCGAACTGGTCACCCTGCTGCGCCGCGACAGCCGCCTGCAGTCGCTGCCGGTGATGGTGGTCTCGTACAAGGACCGCGAAGAAGATCGTCGCCGTGGACTGGATGCCGGGGCCGACTACTATTTGGCAAAGGCCAGTTTTCACGATGATGCCTTGCTCGACGCCGTCGTCGAGTTGATCGGGGGAGCGCAGGGATGA
- a CDS encoding chemotaxis response regulator protein-glutamate methylesterase — protein sequence MKIAIVNDMPMAVEALRRALAFEPAHQVIWVASNGAEAVKLCAEQLPDLILMDLIMPVMDGVEATRRIMAETPCAIVIVTVDRQQNVHRVFEAMGHGALDVVDTPALGAGDPREAAAPLLRKILNIGWLIGHQRSTPTRAMAAPVREAVQRQGLVAIGSSAGGPAALEVLLKGLPRSFAAAIVLVQHVDQVFAAGMAEWLSSASGLAVRLACEGEPPQPGQVLLAGTNHHIRLLKNGNLAYTAEPVNEIYRPSIDVFFESVARYWRGDAVGVLLTGMGRDGAQGLKLMRQQGFLTIAQDQQSSAVYGMPKAAAAIDAAVEIRPLERIAGRLMEIFPK from the coding sequence ATGAAAATCGCTATCGTCAACGACATGCCCATGGCCGTGGAGGCCTTGCGCCGGGCGTTGGCATTCGAACCGGCCCATCAGGTGATCTGGGTCGCCAGCAATGGCGCCGAAGCGGTCAAACTGTGCGCCGAGCAACTGCCGGACCTGATTCTCATGGACTTGATCATGCCGGTCATGGATGGCGTCGAGGCGACCCGGCGGATCATGGCCGAAACGCCGTGCGCCATCGTTATCGTCACCGTCGACCGCCAGCAGAACGTCCACCGGGTGTTCGAGGCCATGGGCCATGGCGCCCTCGATGTGGTCGACACCCCGGCCCTGGGCGCTGGTGATCCGCGTGAAGCCGCAGCCCCCTTGCTGCGCAAGATCCTCAATATCGGCTGGCTGATCGGCCATCAGCGCAGCACCCCGACTCGGGCCATGGCCGCGCCGGTGCGTGAGGCCGTCCAGCGCCAGGGCCTGGTCGCCATCGGCTCTTCGGCTGGAGGCCCGGCGGCCCTGGAAGTGCTGCTCAAGGGCTTGCCCCGCAGCTTTGCGGCGGCCATCGTGCTGGTCCAGCACGTTGACCAGGTGTTCGCCGCCGGCATGGCCGAGTGGCTCAGCAGCGCTTCGGGCCTGGCGGTGCGCCTGGCCTGCGAAGGCGAGCCGCCGCAACCGGGGCAGGTACTGCTGGCCGGGACCAATCACCACATCCGCCTGCTCAAGAACGGCAACCTGGCCTATACCGCGGAGCCAGTGAACGAGATCTACCGGCCTTCGATCGATGTATTTTTTGAAAGCGTGGCCCGCTACTGGCGCGGCGACGCGGTCGGCGTATTGCTCACCGGCATGGGGCGCGACGGCGCCCAGGGCCTGAAGCTGATGCGCCAACAGGGCTTTTTGACCATCGCCCAGGATCAGCAGAGCAGCGCGGTGTACGGGATGCCCAAGGCAGCCGCCGCGATAGACGCCGCCGTGGAAATTCGCCCGCTGGAGCGAATCGCTGGGCGATTGATGGAAATTTTTCCAAAATGA
- a CDS encoding alpha/beta hydrolase has product MKPITRTFSDAWRRPLGLLLVLLSLGGCSSLLFYPEPGQPFTPEKARLAYRDVTLTAADGTRLHGWWLPAKAGVQVKGTVLHLHGNGGNLAWHLGGSWWLPEQGYQVLLLDYRGYGLSEGKPELPEVYQDIGAALDWLDKAPEVQGKPQILLGQSLGGSMAIHYLAEHPRQAERFKAMVFDGVPASYRQVGRFALSNSWMTWPLQVPLSWLVPDGDSAIHSITRIKTPPKLFFHSIDDPIVPLANGIQLYQAAPPPRVLQLTRGGHVQTFADKTWRQVMLRFLDDPSHFNGLRRLAEVPNYPDEKSQ; this is encoded by the coding sequence TTGAAGCCGATTACTCGAACATTCTCTGATGCATGGCGCAGGCCCCTGGGCCTGCTGCTGGTGCTGCTGAGTCTGGGCGGCTGCAGTTCGCTGTTGTTCTACCCTGAGCCTGGCCAGCCGTTCACCCCCGAGAAAGCCAGGCTCGCGTACCGCGACGTCACCCTGACCGCGGCCGACGGCACTCGCCTGCATGGCTGGTGGCTGCCGGCCAAGGCCGGTGTCCAGGTCAAGGGCACGGTGCTGCACCTGCATGGCAATGGCGGCAACCTGGCCTGGCACTTGGGTGGCAGCTGGTGGCTGCCGGAGCAGGGCTATCAGGTGCTGTTGCTCGACTACCGCGGCTATGGCCTGTCCGAGGGCAAGCCCGAGCTGCCTGAGGTCTACCAGGACATCGGCGCCGCGCTGGACTGGCTGGACAAGGCGCCCGAGGTCCAGGGCAAGCCACAGATATTGCTGGGCCAGAGCTTGGGCGGCTCGATGGCCATTCATTACCTGGCCGAGCACCCGCGCCAGGCCGAGCGCTTCAAGGCCATGGTCTTCGATGGCGTGCCGGCCAGCTATCGCCAGGTCGGACGCTTTGCCCTGAGCAACTCCTGGATGACCTGGCCGCTGCAGGTCCCGTTGTCGTGGCTGGTGCCCGATGGCGACAGTGCGATTCATTCGATTACGCGGATCAAGACCCCGCCCAAGCTGTTCTTCCACAGCATCGACGACCCCATCGTGCCGCTGGCCAACGGCATCCAGTTGTACCAGGCTGCGCCACCCCCGAGGGTGTTGCAGCTGACCCGTGGCGGGCATGTACAGACCTTTGCCGACAAGACCTGGCGCCAGGTCATGTTGCGCTTTCTGGACGACCCGAGCCATTTCAACGGGCTGCGGCGCCTGGCCGAAGTCCCCAATTACCCTGACGAGAAGTCGCAATGA
- a CDS encoding flavohemoglobin expression-modulating QEGLA motif protein produces the protein MDEYQQTIRALSDRIVLAQTPIRVLDAVKWDDSIRQGFLKAKGKELPAVDRAYYQGRPLSFDSAAVKLEFQNIERDITRQLGQFNPVGQIMRRMCKEYRMVVRMLEARGTEDFGLISQELYGAASDAFHAGDPTLADLGLMLSDYLNNIDGRGDLKDEPKNLTAKQAVEMLQGRLNKVFNEAEDTIRVFESDGIVADAAAGADYIKIRADAMFNSRDVRALEVHEGLVHVGTTLNGLNQPICTFLAKGPPSSTVTQEGLAILMEVIAFASYPSRLRKLTNRTRAIHMVEEGADFMQVYEFFRAQGFEMAESYGNASRVFRGSVPNGLPFTKDLSYLKGFIMVYNYIQLAVRKGKLEQIPLLFCGKTTLEDMRTLRQLVDEGLVEPPKYLPEQFRDLNALSAWMCFSNFLNHLSLDRIEADYSNIL, from the coding sequence GTGGACGAGTACCAGCAGACGATACGCGCCCTGTCTGATCGCATTGTCCTGGCGCAAACGCCTATTCGCGTGCTCGATGCGGTGAAGTGGGACGACAGCATCCGCCAGGGTTTCCTCAAGGCCAAGGGCAAGGAGCTACCTGCGGTAGACCGTGCCTACTACCAGGGCCGGCCGCTGTCGTTCGACTCCGCCGCGGTCAAGCTCGAGTTCCAGAACATCGAACGCGACATCACCCGCCAGCTCGGCCAGTTCAACCCGGTCGGGCAGATCATGCGGCGCATGTGCAAGGAATACCGCATGGTGGTGCGCATGCTCGAAGCGCGCGGCACCGAAGATTTCGGCCTGATCTCCCAGGAGCTGTATGGCGCCGCCTCCGACGCCTTCCATGCCGGTGACCCGACCCTGGCCGACCTGGGCCTGATGCTTTCGGATTACCTGAACAACATCGACGGGCGTGGCGACCTCAAGGACGAGCCGAAGAACCTCACCGCCAAGCAGGCCGTGGAGATGCTCCAGGGCCGCCTGAACAAGGTGTTCAACGAGGCCGAAGACACCATTCGCGTGTTCGAGTCCGACGGTATCGTCGCCGACGCTGCTGCCGGCGCCGACTACATCAAGATCCGCGCCGACGCCATGTTCAACAGCCGCGACGTGCGTGCGCTGGAGGTTCACGAAGGCCTGGTGCACGTCGGCACCACCCTGAACGGCCTCAACCAGCCGATCTGCACCTTCCTGGCCAAGGGCCCGCCGTCATCGACCGTGACCCAGGAAGGCCTGGCGATCCTCATGGAGGTGATCGCCTTTGCCTCCTACCCCAGCCGCCTGCGCAAGCTGACCAACCGCACCCGGGCCATCCACATGGTCGAGGAGGGTGCCGACTTCATGCAGGTCTACGAGTTTTTCCGCGCCCAAGGCTTCGAGATGGCCGAGAGCTATGGCAACGCCAGCCGGGTGTTCCGTGGCTCGGTGCCCAACGGCCTGCCGTTTACCAAGGACTTGTCCTATCTCAAGGGCTTTATCATGGTTTACAACTATATTCAGTTGGCCGTGCGCAAGGGCAAGCTCGAACAGATCCCCTTGTTGTTTTGCGGCAAGACCACCCTTGAAGACATGCGCACCTTGCGCCAACTGGTCGATGAAGGCCTGGTGGAACCGCCCAAGTACCTGCCGGAGCAGTTTCGTGACCTCAACGCGCTGTCGGCCTGGATGTGTTTCTCCAACTTCCTCAACCACCTGAGCCTGGACCGGATTGAAGCCGATTACTCGAACATTCTCTGA
- a CDS encoding TetR/AcrR family transcriptional regulator, which produces MTQQGAAGVATAVAESVQYQGRKASREGSEQRRQQILDAAMRIVVRDGVRGVRHRAVAAEAGVPLSATTYYFKDIEDLLTDTFAQYVERSAAYMAKLWENTEVVLRQLLSQGDGSPQWRARLADEVAKMTTDYVQRQLHNRRDFLMAEQAFRQEALLCPRLADLVKLHEQILLRGAVQMLQVVGSRQPQQDALVLTAIIEQMEYQGLLDAEQAQAEAPMLAILTRYLHLVLASV; this is translated from the coding sequence ATGACTCAACAAGGTGCCGCCGGTGTGGCTACCGCGGTGGCCGAAAGCGTGCAGTACCAGGGCCGCAAGGCCAGCCGCGAAGGCAGCGAGCAGCGCCGCCAGCAGATCCTCGACGCGGCCATGCGCATCGTCGTGCGTGACGGCGTGCGCGGCGTGCGCCACCGTGCGGTGGCGGCCGAGGCCGGGGTGCCGCTGTCGGCGACCACCTATTACTTCAAGGACATCGAAGACCTGCTCACCGACACCTTCGCCCAGTATGTCGAACGCAGCGCGGCCTACATGGCCAAACTCTGGGAGAACACCGAGGTGGTGCTGCGCCAGTTGCTCTCCCAGGGCGACGGCAGCCCCCAGTGGCGAGCGCGCCTGGCCGATGAAGTGGCGAAGATGACCACCGACTACGTACAGCGCCAGTTGCATAACCGCCGCGACTTTCTGATGGCCGAGCAGGCCTTTCGCCAGGAGGCGCTGCTGTGTCCGCGGCTGGCCGATCTGGTCAAGCTGCACGAGCAGATTCTGCTGCGTGGCGCCGTGCAGATGCTGCAAGTGGTAGGCTCGCGTCAACCGCAACAGGATGCCTTGGTGTTGACGGCGATTATCGAGCAGATGGAATATCAGGGCCTGCTCGACGCTGAACAGGCCCAGGCCGAAGCGCCGATGCTCGCTATTCTTACCCGGTACCTGCATCTGGTCTTGGCGTCGGTGTAA
- the prfB gene encoding peptide chain release factor 2 (programmed frameshift) encodes MEIQPILNTIKDLTERSESIRGYLDYDQKHDRLIEVNRELEDPNVWNKPEYAQELGRERAMLAQVVETLDKMAHGLADCQDLLDMAVEENDEGAVSDVVTELQGLEESLAKLEFRRMFSGEMDMNNAYLDIQAGSGGTEAQDWANILLRMYLRWADKRGFDATIIELSEGEVAGIKGATVHIKGEYAFGWLRTEIGVHRLVRKSPFDSGARRHTSFSAVFVSPEIDDKVEIDINPSDLRVDTYRSSGAGGQHVNTTDSAVRITHVPTNTVVACQNERSQHANKDTAMKMLRAKLYELEMQKRNAASQALEDSKSDIGWGHQIRSYVLDDSRIKDLRTGVERSDCQKVLDGDLDQYLEASLKQGL; translated from the exons ATGGAAATCCAACCGATCCTGAACACCATCAAGGACCTGACCGAGCGCTCCGAGTCCATTCGGGGGTATCTT GACTACGATCAAAAGCATGACCGCCTGATCGAAGTCAACCGCGAGCTCGAAGACCCGAACGTCTGGAACAAGCCCGAGTACGCCCAGGAACTGGGCCGCGAGCGCGCCATGCTGGCGCAGGTCGTCGAGACCCTGGACAAGATGGCCCACGGCCTGGCCGACTGCCAGGACCTGCTCGACATGGCCGTCGAGGAAAATGACGAAGGCGCCGTGAGCGACGTCGTGACCGAGCTGCAAGGCCTGGAAGAAAGCCTGGCCAAGCTCGAGTTCCGCCGCATGTTCAGCGGCGAGATGGACATGAACAACGCCTACCTGGACATTCAGGCAGGTTCCGGCGGCACCGAAGCCCAGGACTGGGCCAACATCCTCCTGCGCATGTACCTGCGCTGGGCCGACAAGCGCGGTTTCGACGCCACCATCATCGAGCTTTCCGAAGGTGAAGTCGCCGGCATCAAGGGCGCCACCGTGCACATCAAGGGTGAGTACGCCTTCGGCTGGCTGCGTACCGAGATCGGCGTGCACCGCCTGGTGCGCAAGAGCCCGTTCGACTCCGGCGCCCGTCGCCACACCTCGTTCTCGGCGGTGTTCGTGTCGCCCGAGATCGACGACAAGGTCGAAATCGACATCAACCCGTCTGACCTGCGCGTCGACACCTATCGCTCCTCGGGCGCCGGTGGTCAGCACGTGAACACCACCGACTCGGCGGTGCGTATCACCCACGTGCCGACCAACACCGTGGTGGCCTGCCAGAACGAACGCTCCCAGCACGCCAACAAGGACACCGCCATGAAAATGCTGCGGGCCAAGTTGTACGAGCTGGAAATGCAGAAGCGCAACGCCGCCTCGCAGGCATTGGAAGACAGCAAGTCGGACATCGGCTGGGGCCACCAGATCCGTTCGTACGTGCTGGATGACTCGCGTATCAAGGACCTGCGCACCGGCGTCGAGCGCAGCGACTGCCAGAAGGTGCTGGACGGCGACCTCGACCAGTACCTGGAAGCGAGCCTCAAGCAGGGGCTGTAA